AAAAAGCAGAGGAGACACGTCTAATGCATTGACGTAAAAAAGAAAAGGCACCATCCGGTGCCTTTCAGACAAAATCAGGTGAGAGGTTAGTCTAGTGTTGGGTTCATGCGACGCAAATCAAATGGAGTTATCTGATAAACGTAATAGTTCAGCCAATTCGCAAACAGCAAGTGCCCATGACTACGCCAGCTGGCGCGTGGTGTCTTCTGTGGATCGTCATGTGGAAAGTAGTTCTCTGGCACTGCCGGAGCAAGCCCTGCATCACAATCACGGAAGTATTCCCCGGCCAGCGTCAACGCATCATATTCAGGATGCCCGGTCACAAATGCCAGCCGCTTGTCTTTGCTGGCGAACAGGTATGCCCCCGCCACATCAGACTCTGCCAGGATTTCCAGGTCGGTATGTTCACGGATCACATCGCAAGGAAAATCTGCATAGCGAGAGTGGGGAGCAAGGAAGGTTTCATCAAAACCACGCGTCAGCAGCGCATGAGGCTGTAATGTATGGTGAGAATACACACCAGACAGTTTCATTTCACGAGTCAGTTTGGGAATACCGTAAAGCACATTGAGCGCCGCCTGAACAGCCCAGCATACAAATAGTGTGGATGTGACATGATCCTTAGCCCAGTTCACGACACGCTCTATCTGTGGCCAATACACTACGTCACAGAAATCTACCAACCCTAATGGAGCACCGGTGACGATCAAACCATCAAAATTCTCATGCTCAATATCTTCAAAGTCGCAGTAAAAATTATTGAGATGCTCGGTCGGGGTATTTTTTGACTCACGACTATCAATGCGCAAAAGCTGAATATCCACCTGCAACGGCGAATTCGACAGCAGGCGCAGAAACTGGTTTTCCGTCTCGATTTTCTTTGGCATCAGGTTAAGTACCAGCACCTTTAACGGGCGAATTTCCTGCGTTCTGGCGCGTGAAGAAGCCATCACAAAGACATTTTCATTACGCAAGAAACTAACAGCAGGTAATTCATCAGGAACCCGGATCGGCATAACCCCACCTCACTACACACGTTTATACGTTTATACGTTTAGCCTTCTAGGCCGCCAAAGATAACGATTTTTAGACGTAATGTCGAGCCATAACCTGCCAGGTTGAAAATCTTTCATTCGAAAATCAACTTTGCATATGCAATTAAAAGATAAGCATAGACGGGCAAGTCAATCACAGGGAGTGATGGAACGGGACAAATGAAACACAGGAAAAAATGTAAGATGAGGTATTAAACGATGGAGCTACAACCAGGTGGCCGCCGCAGAGTTAAACCGTTACCGCAAAAAGCATACAACGGGTGTAAAACCACACAAAAACCATAAAAAACAAAAGGCCCGGTCTTTCGACCGGGCCCTTCGCTCTGTTTGATGCCTGGCAGTTCCCTACTCTCGCATGGGGAGACCCCACACTACCATCGGCGCTACGGCGTTTCACTTCTGAGTTCGGCATGGGGTCAGGTGGGACCACCGCGCTGTCGCCGCCAGGCAAATTCGTTTCATTCCGGCCGTCATGCTCCGCTTTCGCTTACACACAACCACCCGAACCAATCTCTGAACAAGCTGAATCTCTTCTTTCCGTCTCTCTAAAACACCTTCGGTGTTGTAAGGTTAAGCCTCTCGGGTCATTAGTACTGGTTAGCTCAACGCATCGCTGCGCTTACACACCCAGCCTATCAACGTCTTCGTCTTAAACGTCCCTTCAGGGGAATCAAGTTCCCAGGGAAGACTCATCTCGGGGCAAGTTTCCCGCTTAGATGCTTTCAGCGGTTATCTCTTCCGCACGTAGCTACCGGGCAGTGCCATTGGCATGACAACCCGAACACCAGTGGTGCGTTCACTCCGGTCCTCTCGTACTAGGAGCAACCCCCCTCAATCTTCCAACGCCCACGGCAGATAGGGACCGAACTGTCTCACGACGTTCTAAACCCAGCTCGCGTACCACTTTAAATGGCGAACAGCCATACCCTTGGGACCTACTTCAGCCCCAGGATGTGATGAGCCGACATCGAGGTGCCAAACACCGCCGTCGATATGAACTCTTGGGCGGTATCAGCCTGTTATCCCCGGAGTACCTTTTATCCGTTGAGCGATGGCCCTTCCATTCAGAACCACCGGATCACTAAGACCTGCTTTCGCACCTGCTCGAGCCGTCACTCTCGCAGTCAAGCTAGCTTATGCCTTTGCACTAACCTCCTGATGTCCGACCAGGATTAGCTAACCTTCGTGCTCCTCCGTTACTCTTTGGGAGGAGACCGCCCCAGTCAAACTACCCACCAGACACTGTCCCCAGTCCGGATTACGGACCCAGGTTAGAACATCAAACATTAAAGGGTGGTATTTCAAGGTCGGCTCCATGCAGACTGGCGTCCACACTTCAAAGCCTCCCACCTATCCTACACATCAAGGCTCAAGGTTCAGTGTCAAGCTATAGTAAAGGTTCACGGGGTCTTTCCGTCTTGCCGCGGGTACACTGCATCTTCACAGCGAGTTCAATTTCACTGAGTCTCGGGTGGAGACAGCCTGGCCATCATTACGCCATTCGTGCAGGTCGGAACTTACCCGACAAGGAATTTCGCTACCTTAGGACCGTTATAGTTACGGCCGCCGTTTACCGGGGCTTCGATCAAGAGCTTCGCCTTGCGGCTGACCCCATCAATTAACCTTCCGGCACCGGGCAGGCGTCACACCGTATACGTCC
This sequence is a window from Dickeya aquatica. Protein-coding genes within it:
- the metA gene encoding homoserine O-acetyltransferase MetA, whose translation is MPIRVPDELPAVSFLRNENVFVMASSRARTQEIRPLKVLVLNLMPKKIETENQFLRLLSNSPLQVDIQLLRIDSRESKNTPTEHLNNFYCDFEDIEHENFDGLIVTGAPLGLVDFCDVVYWPQIERVVNWAKDHVTSTLFVCWAVQAALNVLYGIPKLTREMKLSGVYSHHTLQPHALLTRGFDETFLAPHSRYADFPCDVIREHTDLEILAESDVAGAYLFASKDKRLAFVTGHPEYDALTLAGEYFRDCDAGLAPAVPENYFPHDDPQKTPRASWRSHGHLLFANWLNYYVYQITPFDLRRMNPTLD